A segment of the Desulfurispora thermophila DSM 16022 genome:
GGTGATTTCCCGGCGGGTGCAGGGCAAAGCGGGTTTTGCCCACTTGCAGGACGGAGCGGGGAAAATTCAAGTGTACGCCCGGCTCAACGACATGGGAGAAGAGGCCTACGATCTTTTTACCCGGCTGGATATTGGTGACATTATTGGCGTTAGAGGAAAAGTGTTCAAGACCCGCATGGGGGAAATTACCGTAGCAATTAATAAATTTACCATGCTGGCCAAATCCTTACGGCCACTGCCGGAAAAATGGCACGGGCTGAAGGACGTGGAACTGCGTTACCGGCAGCGGTATGTGGACCTGATTGTCAACCCTGAAGTTAAGGAAACCTTTGTGTTGCGCAGCAAAATAATTCACGCCATACGCAATTACCTGGAGCAGCAAGGTTTTCTGGAAGTGGAGACGCCCATGATGCACCCCATTGCCGGGGGGGCAGCGGCCCGGCCCTTTATCACTCACCACAACGCTCTAGATATGAAGCTGTATTTGCGGATTGCCCCCGAGCTTTACTTAAAGCGTTTGCTGGTGGGAGGCTTTGAAAAAGTCTACGAAATAAACCGCAATTTTCGCAATGAAGGCATTTCTACCAAGCACAACCCGGAGTTTACCATGCTGGAGCTTTATCAGGCCTATGCGGACTACCAGGACATGATGCAGCTGACGGAAAACATGATCGCCGAAGTAGCGCTTAAAACGCTGGGCACAACTAAAATTATTTACGAAGATGCTAATATCGATTTAAGTCCCCCCTGGACCAGGTTGCCCATGCTGGAAGCTGTGCAAAAATACAGCGGGCTCAATTTCAATGAAATTAATTCCGATGAGGCGGCCAGGCGGGCAGCTAAAGAGGTGGGGGTGGAGGTGGAGGAACAGGATACCTGGGGCAGTGTTTTGAACAAGGTATTTGAAGATAAAGTGGAACCCAACCTGATTCAGCCTACCTTTATTACAGATTACCCGGTGGAAATCTCTCCTCTGGCCAAACGCATGCCGGATCGGCCCGGGCTTACATATCGTTTTGAGCTGTTTATATACGGTCGGGAAATGGCCAATGCTTTTTCCGAGTTAAACGACCCGCTGGACCAAAAAGAACGGTTCTTAAAGCAGATGGAAAAAAGGAAAGCCGGTGACGAAGAGGCGCATATGATGGATGAAGATTACATTACTGCCCTTGAGTACGGCATGCCGCCGGCCGGAGGTCTGGGTATAGGCATTGACCGTTTGGTTATGTTGCTCACCAACTCCTCATCTATTCGTGATGTAATCTTGTTTCCGCTCATGCGTCCCAGGGAGTAAACTGTCTATAACAAAAATTACCTGGTGACAACGCATTTTGCTTGTGTTATAATTACCTTTGCTGCTGCGGCAGCACCGTATAT
Coding sequences within it:
- the lysS gene encoding lysine--tRNA ligase, whose product is MTIEQEEKDALHEDLSGLNELLRVRREKLAELRARGIEPYGEKYDRTHVSRQIINNYDCLEGQEVSIAGRVISRRVQGKAGFAHLQDGAGKIQVYARLNDMGEEAYDLFTRLDIGDIIGVRGKVFKTRMGEITVAINKFTMLAKSLRPLPEKWHGLKDVELRYRQRYVDLIVNPEVKETFVLRSKIIHAIRNYLEQQGFLEVETPMMHPIAGGAAARPFITHHNALDMKLYLRIAPELYLKRLLVGGFEKVYEINRNFRNEGISTKHNPEFTMLELYQAYADYQDMMQLTENMIAEVALKTLGTTKIIYEDANIDLSPPWTRLPMLEAVQKYSGLNFNEINSDEAARRAAKEVGVEVEEQDTWGSVLNKVFEDKVEPNLIQPTFITDYPVEISPLAKRMPDRPGLTYRFELFIYGREMANAFSELNDPLDQKERFLKQMEKRKAGDEEAHMMDEDYITALEYGMPPAGGLGIGIDRLVMLLTNSSSIRDVILFPLMRPRE